In Streptomyces sp. NBC_00448, the following are encoded in one genomic region:
- a CDS encoding DUF4395 domain-containing protein, whose translation MQIDVRGPRFGAAVTTVVLAVVLVTGSGRLLAAQAVVFAVGAAAGASRSPYGWVFRALLRPRLGPPTATEDAAPPRFAQAVGLFFAVLGTIGYLVGPQWLGLAATACALAAAFLNAMFAYCLGCEMYLLLKRATAA comes from the coding sequence ATGCAGATCGATGTACGAGGGCCCCGCTTCGGTGCCGCGGTGACCACGGTGGTCCTCGCGGTGGTGCTGGTCACCGGCAGCGGCCGGCTGCTGGCGGCGCAGGCGGTCGTCTTCGCCGTCGGCGCGGCGGCCGGCGCGTCCAGGTCGCCCTACGGATGGGTGTTCCGGGCCCTGCTCCGGCCGCGGCTCGGGCCGCCGACCGCGACGGAGGACGCGGCGCCGCCGCGTTTCGCGCAGGCCGTCGGGCTGTTCTTCGCGGTGCTCGGCACCATCGGCTACCTGGTGGGGCCGCAGTGGCTGGGCCTGGCGGCCACCGCGTGCGCGCTGGCCGCCGCCTTCCTCAACGCGATGTTCGCCTACTGCCTGGGCTGCGAGATGTACCTGCTGCTGAAGCGGGCCACGGCCGCCTGA
- a CDS encoding transglutaminase-like domain-containing protein produces the protein MEPIPETTDLSAYLGADEVLDHDHPQVRQTAALLRSGASTPYEYAKAAYDYVRDEVPHSFDSGDDRVSWRASEVLRTRNGICYAKSHALAALLRAEGIPAGLCYQRLTEDDGRPVVHGLVALLLPGGDRWARQDPRGNKPGVDARFSLGQERLAFPVRPESGEYDYPTVYAAPPAAVLAALRESADRTELATRLPTALE, from the coding sequence ATGGAGCCCATCCCGGAAACCACCGACCTCTCCGCGTATCTCGGCGCCGACGAGGTGCTCGACCACGACCATCCGCAGGTCCGGCAGACCGCCGCGCTGCTGCGCTCCGGTGCATCCACGCCGTATGAGTATGCGAAGGCCGCGTACGACTACGTGCGCGACGAGGTGCCGCACTCCTTCGACAGCGGCGACGACCGCGTCAGCTGGCGCGCCTCCGAGGTGCTGCGCACCCGCAACGGGATCTGCTACGCCAAGTCCCACGCCCTGGCTGCCCTGTTGCGCGCCGAGGGCATCCCCGCGGGGCTGTGCTACCAGCGGCTCACCGAGGACGACGGCCGGCCGGTCGTGCACGGGCTCGTCGCACTGCTGCTGCCCGGCGGCGACCGCTGGGCCCGGCAGGACCCGCGCGGCAACAAACCCGGTGTCGACGCCCGCTTCTCCCTCGGCCAGGAGCGGCTGGCCTTCCCCGTGCGGCCCGAGAGCGGCGAGTACGACTACCCGACGGTGTACGCGGCCCCGCCCGCGGCGGTGCTCGCCGCGCTGCGGGAGTCCGCCGACCGTACGGAACTGGCGACACGGCTGCCGACCGCGCTGGAGTGA
- a CDS encoding TlpA family protein disulfide reductase — translation MTGLIVCLAVLVAASGYGIVHRRRDGRIRVRAKDGGQRLTADDLGEPLGERATLVQFSSAFCAPCRATRRVLGEVAGMVDGVRHVEIDAEAHLELVRRLDVLKTPTVFVLDAQGAVVRRAAGQPRTADVIAALGAAV, via the coding sequence GTGACCGGACTGATCGTCTGCCTGGCCGTGCTCGTGGCCGCGAGCGGCTACGGGATCGTGCACCGGCGCCGGGACGGGAGGATCAGGGTGCGGGCCAAGGACGGCGGGCAGCGGCTGACGGCCGACGACCTCGGGGAGCCGCTGGGGGAGCGGGCCACGCTGGTGCAGTTCTCCAGCGCCTTCTGCGCGCCCTGCCGCGCCACCCGGCGGGTGCTGGGTGAGGTGGCGGGCATGGTGGACGGCGTGCGGCACGTGGAGATCGACGCCGAGGCGCATCTCGAACTGGTGCGGCGGCTGGACGTGCTGAAGACCCCGACCGTGTTCGTGCTCGACGCGCAGGGCGCGGTGGTGCGCAGGGCGGCAGGACAGCCGCGTACGGCCGACGTGATCGCCGCGCTGGGCGCCGCGGTCTGA